From the Polaribacter tangerinus genome, the window TAAAAACAATGGTGGTTGCATCTACTTTACCCTCTTTTACATATCGTTGAAAATCGGGTAATTTTACAATATTTATAGTGTTTTTTATTTTAAAACTAATATTCATTTTATTCATTAAATCTACCTTAAACTCATCTTCTATTTGCTTTATAAAACGAACAGAACTATCAATAGAACATCCCGAAACATTCGTGTAACTTTCATCTACTGCAAGTACCAAAAAATGATTGTATTTAATGGTAAATGACCCTTTTATATCATCTCCATGTCGAGTCCAAGTGTTTATAAAATCTATTGCTTTTTCAGAAATTATAGCTATTTCTTGTTGGCTGAATTCTCTATTAGATTGATAAATCCAAATTCGAGCACTGTCTGGTAAATTAGTGTATTCGGTATACATAATTATCTTAAATTAAATTTCTGCTGGAGTGCGGCTAATTTTTCTTGATCGGTTAACGTTTCTTTAGGTGCTGTCATCCTTTCTTTAACTTCTTTTAAAACTTTTTTTGTGTACAAGGGAAAATCGGCATTCTGAATCCAATTATAATATCCCGGATTTTCTTTAAAAACATCTTCTACAGTTCTACCTTTATATTTTCCAAAAGAAAAAATTTCTTCCTTTTTATCATTCATCAAAATAAAACCAGCAAAATCTGCCCTCAAACCATGTGTAGAATATGCACTTAAAGCTTCGACAGTGTTTTCTATATCTTTGTATTTTTCTACTTGTGCTAATAAAATTTCGTAGGTTGCATTGGTATCTGCTTCTGCCCCATGCGCTCCTTCTAATTCTTTACCACAATAAAATTGGTAACCTGCGCTTAGGGTTCTCTGCTCTTTTTTGTGATAGATAACTTGCACGTCTATAGCTTTTCTATTTTTCATATCAAAATCTATGCCTGCTCGCATAAGTTCTTCTGCCAACAATGGTATATCGAATCTATTAGAATTAAAACCTGCCAAATCGCATCCTTCAATCATAGCACTAACCGTAATTGCTAACTCTTTAAAAGTTGGCTCCTTTGCAACTTTTTCATTTGTAATTCCGTGAACAGCTGTAGACTCTGCAGGAATTGTAACTCCTGGGTTTACCAACCATGTTTTGCTTTCTTTGTTTCCATTCGGAAAAACTTTTAGAATAGAAATTTCTACGATTCTATCTGTTGCAATATTAACTCCTGTAGTTTCTAGGTCGAAAAATACAATTGGCTTTTCTAATTTTAAATTCAAAATTTATCTTTTTTAATGAAACTAATTTATATGTATTTAAATAAAGTTTCTAATTTATTCGTTATTTAATTGCTCTTTAAAACTACTAATATTATTGGCTATTTTTAAAGGTAACTTGGGCGCTTTAAAATTCTGCTTTTCTAGAGTTTCTAATAATATTTCTGCTAAAATTAATCGTGCAGTAGGTTTATCATCTGCAGGAACTACATACCACGGAGTATTTTCTTTTGAAGTTTTGTTCAATAAATCTTCATAACAAAACATATATTTATCCCACAATTTTCTCTCTTTTAAATCTCCTTCAGAAAATTTCCAGTTTTTTTCTGGTTTATTCAATCTTCTAATCAATCTGCTTTTTTGTTCTTCTTTTGATAGGTTTAAAAAAAACTTTAAAACAATAGTTCCGTTGGTTGCAATATGATTTTCAAACTGATTTATTCGCTCCATTCTATCAGTAAAAAAATCATCATTTACATCGTTTACACTTTTTATAGTTGGTATATTTTCTGCTAAAATATACGATGGATGAACTCTGGTAACCAAAACATTCTCGTAGTGTGTTCTGTTAAAAACTCCAATAATTCCTTTGGGAGGAAGTGCTACGTAATGGCGCCATAAAAAATCGTGCTTTCGTTCTAAATCTGTGGGAACTTTAAAACTATGCACCACTACACCACTTGCATTTATATCTTTAAAAACTTCTCTAATTAAACTATCTTTTCCAGCGGTATCCATGCCTTGTAAACAAATTAACACTCCGTTTTTACCTTCTGCATACATGGCATTTTGAACATCGCTTAATTTTTTACGGATTTTCTTAAGCTTTTTAGCTGCCTTTTTTACAACTTCTTTGGTGTTTAATTCTGCTAACTTTACGGGAGAAGATACTTTGTAATTATTAGTGTTCATGGGATATATATGAGTGCATAAAGATAGAAAAATTATAATTTTTAAAACAGTTTAATATTGTTAAATAAATAATTTGTATTCTTTTCTTTTATTCTAATAAAAATAAAAAGCAAGAAAACAAAAAAGCAGTCTAATATTTATAAAAAACCTGAATAGAGAACTATTCAGGTAGTGTAAATTACTTGGCTTTTTTTATTTATTCAGTGGCCTTTTTAAAATTAATTAATAGTTGCTGCACCTTAGTATTATCATATACTGATGGAAAAATTTCTTTCAAAATAAAATGGTATTCATAATCTATTTGCATGCCTTTAATTAAAACATCCAATGCTTTTTTTTCTGCTCCTTCTATAAAATACAATCCAGATAATCTATAAGCTATTTCTGCTAGGTTATGATATTTTTCATTGGCTAATAAAACATATTTGAGAGCTTCTTTATAAGATCCTAAAAAAGACAATACGTCAGACAATCCTATGTAAATTTCTAGAGATTGATCTTCTAATTTTAAACAATTTCTAAAACCAGAAAGTGCTTCTTCGTAAAAATTAAGTTGTAAATTTATTTGCGCATATCTTCTCCAATAAAGTGCGTTATCTTCATCTATTTTTAAAGCTTTTGCTAAATAATAAGCCGCTTTTTGATAGTTTTTATCAGTGTAATATAAATTGGTTAATAAAAACCAACATTTATCTAATAACGGATCTTCGTGTACTGCTTTTTTGTAGTATGCAGCAGCAGCGTCTAACCTATCTAATTTTTCATAACACTCTCCAATACGCGTGTATACAAATGCGGTAGGATCATCTAACTCTATAGTAATTAAGTAATTATCTACAGCGTCTTGGTAATTTCCTAAAGCCTCTAAAGTTTTTGCTTTTTCTAAATAACCACCTATAAAAGATTCATCTATAAGCACAGCATAATCAAAAGCTCTTAAAGCATCTTTGTAGTTTTCTTTAATAAAAAACTGTCTACCTAACTGGTGCCATGCCACTTCGCAATAAGGCTTTTTGTCTACATAATTGGTAAGATATTCAATTGCTTCATCATGTAACTCTTCCATATCAAAACAATATACAATATTGTAAAGTGCGGCATAATCTTCATCATCTTCTGAAACACACTTCATAAAGTTTTCACGTGCTTCTGTAAAATTATCTAAGTACAAATGCTCCATCCCCAAAAGCGACCAAACATCTACTTTGTCTTCTGTTAATTGAAGGGCTTTTTCTAAATACTCTAGCGCTTCTTTGTGTTTACCTTTTTTAGATGAAATAGCAGCTTTTTGAATATAAACCTCTTCATTGTTTGGCTCTAACAATGCTATTCTTTTTAATAGCTTACTTGCTTTTTCTATATCGTTGTCAATTACATAAATTTCTACCATTAACAACTTTAAATCGGTTGACTCTGGGTGCTGCTCTAAGCCTAATTTTACAGCTTTTTTTGCGAGAGAAATTTTACCAACATCTAAATAATGAATAATAATCTCCTCAAATTCAACCAAGTCGAAAAAGTAGACACTATTGGTTTTTAACATTGACTCAAACTTTAATAAAGACATATTTTAAGTGCTAAATAAACACTTTAAAGGTACTATTTGTGAGTTTTATCTTTTAAAATATTAGGTTTTCTTTTCAACAATTTAATTAACATCAACAATTTGTATTTAAAGGCATAAAATTTTGTGCATACATTTATTTACAGTAATTTTGATTTTCAATAACTATCAACTTTAATTGATGGCATTCTAATGAGCAAAAAAACTTTATTAAACTCAAAAGATATTGAAATTATTCTGCACCGATTAGCTTGCCAGCTAATTGAAAATCATAATGATTTTTCAGACACTGTTTTAATAGGTTTACAACCTAGAGGAACTTTTTTAGCTAATAGACTAGCCAAATTATTAACAACATCATACGGAATTAAAAACCTTCAACTTGGGCTTTTAGATATCACTTTTTATAGAGACGATTTTAGAAGAAAAGACACACCACTTGCCGCAGAAACTACTCAAATGAATTTCCTTATAGAAAATAAAAAAGTAGTGATTATTGATGATGTACTCTTTTCTGGAAGAAGTATTAGGGCTGCATTAACAGCAATACAGTCTTACGGAAGACCCGAAAATATAGAATTATTAGTGTTAATAGACAGACGTTTTAGTAGACATTTACCAATACAACCAAATTATAGAGGAAGACAAGTAGACGCTATAAATGAAGAAAAAGTATTGGTTACATGGAATGAAACCCATAAAAAAGATGCTGTTTACATAGAATCATTATAATATGTCAGAATTAAGTGTAGAACATTTATTAGGAATAAAATATTTAAAACCTAATGATATTGATGTTATTTTTAAAACGGCAGATCATTTTAAAGAGGTTATAAATAGACCCATAAAAAAAGTGCCTTCTCTAAGAGATATTACGATTGCCAATTTATTTTTCGAAAATAGTACTCGTACAAAATTAAGTTTTGAGCTTGCCGAGAAAAGACTTTCTGCAGATGTAATAAATTTTTCTGCAGCACAATCATCAGTAAAAAAAGGAGAAACCCTTATAGATACTGTAAACAATATTTTAGCTATGAAAGTAGATATTGTTGTAATGAGGCACAGTAATGTAGGAGCTGGCGTATTTTTATCGAAACATGTAAATGCTAAAATTATAAATGCCGGTGATGGCACTCATGAACATCCTACGCAAGCATTGTTAGACTCCTATTCTATTCGTGAAAAACTTGGAAGTGTTAAAGGGAAAAAAATTGTAATAATTGGAGATATTCTTCACTCTAGAGTAGCTTTGTCAAATATTTTTGCGCTTCAACTACAAGGAGCAGAAGTAAAAGTGTGTGGCCCAACAACATTAATTCCTAAACACATTTCTAGCCTAGGAGTAACGGTAGAAACGAACTTAAAAAAAGCCCTAGAATGGTGTGATGTGGCCAATGTACTTCGTGTTCAGAATGAAAGAATGGATGTAAAATACTTTCCTTCTACCAGAGAGTACACACAGCTTTTTGGTATTAATAAAGAAATTTTAGATAACCTGGGTAAAAAAATTGTTATTATGCATCCTGGTCCTATAAACAGAGGTGTTGAAATAACAA encodes:
- a CDS encoding ABC transporter ATPase, with product MYTEYTNLPDSARIWIYQSNREFSQQEIAIISEKAIDFINTWTRHGDDIKGSFTIKYNHFLVLAVDESYTNVSGCSIDSSVRFIKQIEDEFKVDLMNKMNISFKIKNTINIVKLPDFQRYVKEGKVDATTIVFNNMVDSKGALENSWEISASESWHQRFLQ
- a CDS encoding 3'-5' exonuclease — encoded protein: MNLKLEKPIVFFDLETTGVNIATDRIVEISILKVFPNGNKESKTWLVNPGVTIPAESTAVHGITNEKVAKEPTFKELAITVSAMIEGCDLAGFNSNRFDIPLLAEELMRAGIDFDMKNRKAIDVQVIYHKKEQRTLSAGYQFYCGKELEGAHGAEADTNATYEILLAQVEKYKDIENTVEALSAYSTHGLRADFAGFILMNDKKEEIFSFGKYKGRTVEDVFKENPGYYNWIQNADFPLYTKKVLKEVKERMTAPKETLTDQEKLAALQQKFNLR
- a CDS encoding PPK2 family polyphosphate kinase; amino-acid sequence: MNTNNYKVSSPVKLAELNTKEVVKKAAKKLKKIRKKLSDVQNAMYAEGKNGVLICLQGMDTAGKDSLIREVFKDINASGVVVHSFKVPTDLERKHDFLWRHYVALPPKGIIGVFNRTHYENVLVTRVHPSYILAENIPTIKSVNDVNDDFFTDRMERINQFENHIATNGTIVLKFFLNLSKEEQKSRLIRRLNKPEKNWKFSEGDLKERKLWDKYMFCYEDLLNKTSKENTPWYVVPADDKPTARLILAEILLETLEKQNFKAPKLPLKIANNISSFKEQLNNE
- a CDS encoding tetratricopeptide repeat protein, with protein sequence MSLLKFESMLKTNSVYFFDLVEFEEIIIHYLDVGKISLAKKAVKLGLEQHPESTDLKLLMVEIYVIDNDIEKASKLLKRIALLEPNNEEVYIQKAAISSKKGKHKEALEYLEKALQLTEDKVDVWSLLGMEHLYLDNFTEARENFMKCVSEDDEDYAALYNIVYCFDMEELHDEAIEYLTNYVDKKPYCEVAWHQLGRQFFIKENYKDALRAFDYAVLIDESFIGGYLEKAKTLEALGNYQDAVDNYLITIELDDPTAFVYTRIGECYEKLDRLDAAAAYYKKAVHEDPLLDKCWFLLTNLYYTDKNYQKAAYYLAKALKIDEDNALYWRRYAQINLQLNFYEEALSGFRNCLKLEDQSLEIYIGLSDVLSFLGSYKEALKYVLLANEKYHNLAEIAYRLSGLYFIEGAEKKALDVLIKGMQIDYEYHFILKEIFPSVYDNTKVQQLLINFKKATE
- the pyrR gene encoding bifunctional pyr operon transcriptional regulator/uracil phosphoribosyltransferase PyrR, with product MSKKTLLNSKDIEIILHRLACQLIENHNDFSDTVLIGLQPRGTFLANRLAKLLTTSYGIKNLQLGLLDITFYRDDFRRKDTPLAAETTQMNFLIENKKVVIIDDVLFSGRSIRAALTAIQSYGRPENIELLVLIDRRFSRHLPIQPNYRGRQVDAINEEKVLVTWNETHKKDAVYIESL
- a CDS encoding aspartate carbamoyltransferase catalytic subunit, translated to MSELSVEHLLGIKYLKPNDIDVIFKTADHFKEVINRPIKKVPSLRDITIANLFFENSTRTKLSFELAEKRLSADVINFSAAQSSVKKGETLIDTVNNILAMKVDIVVMRHSNVGAGVFLSKHVNAKIINAGDGTHEHPTQALLDSYSIREKLGSVKGKKIVIIGDILHSRVALSNIFALQLQGAEVKVCGPTTLIPKHISSLGVTVETNLKKALEWCDVANVLRVQNERMDVKYFPSTREYTQLFGINKEILDNLGKKIVIMHPGPINRGVEITSEVADSHDSIILNQVENGVAVRMAVIYLLAQQIKR